In one Nicotiana tomentosiformis chromosome 6, ASM39032v3, whole genome shotgun sequence genomic region, the following are encoded:
- the LOC104093953 gene encoding protein LIGHT-DEPENDENT SHORT HYPOCOTYLS 4-like, protein MASFTEVESSNFHISIPQNNNDDDDNNNNDVNVGSTTASSSSTASTSSRYENQKRRDWNTFGQYLKNHRPPLTLSRCSGAHVLEFLRYLDQFGKTKVHIPMCPFYGHPNPPAPCPCPVKQAWGSLDALVGRLRAAFEENGGKPETNPFGARAVRLYLREVRDLQSKARGVSYDKKKKKKKQKLSPPPQQLPDTHSGDG, encoded by the exons ATGGCTTCTTTCACGGAAGTAGAGAGTTCCAACTTCCACATCAGCATCCCCCAGAACAATAACGAcgacgacgacaacaacaacaacgatgtTAATGTTGGAAGTACTactgcttcttcttcttcaacggCGTCTACCTCAAGTAGATACGAGAATCAGAAGCGAAGAGATTGGAACACTTTCGGACAATACCTAAAAAACCATAGGCCTCCACTCACGCTCTCCCGCTGCAGTGGTGCTCACGTCCTAGAATTCCTTCGTTACCTTGATCAATTCGGCAAGACTAAGGTTCATATTCCG ATGTGTCCTTTTTATGGTCACCCAAATCCTCCAGCACCATGTCCGTGCCCGGTTAAGCAAGCTTGGGGGAGCCTTGACGCACTCGTTGGTCGTCTTAGAGCTGCTTTTGAAGAAAATGGAGGAAAACCTGAGACGAATCCGTTTGGTGCTCGAGCTGTTAGGCTTTACCTACGTGAGGTTCGTGATTTGCAATCCAAAGCAAGGGGAGTTAGTtatgataagaagaagaagaagaaaaagcagAAACTCTCTCCGCCACCGCAACAGTTGCCGGATACACACTCAGGTGACGGTTAA